In Candidatus Tanganyikabacteria bacterium, the genomic stretch TCGTGTGCACCGAGACGTACAGGGGCGAAAGCCGCAACTCGGCGATGCGCTTCCAGTCGCGTTCGGCCAGGTTGGTCATCGTGATGAAGTTGCCCTGCAGGAACGACAGCCGGTAATCGTCGTCCTCGATGTAGAGCGAATCGCGGAATCCGGCCGGCATCTGGTGGATGAAGCAGAACTCGCACTTGTTGGCGCACTGCCGCACGCGGTCGAAGACCGCCTCGTCGAATGCCAGGCCCAGATCCTCGTCGGGATCCTTCTCGATGACCACCTCGTGCGCCTGGTCCCCCCGCCAGTAGCGCAGGCGGATGCGGGGCTCGGCGGCCTGGTAGCGGTAATCGATCAGGTCCTGGAGCGGGAAGTCGTCGATGGCCTCCAGGCGGTCGCCCACGGAAAGACCGGCCGCCGCAGCCAGGGAACGAGGCGCGACGGCCGCAATCACCCCCCCCCGGCGCTCGATCCCGGTCATGCGCGTCGTCGCGCGGCGCCGGAGCCGTGCCTCACGTACGTCCAGTACGCTTCGGCCCGTCTCGGCTTGTTTCCCGGCCGCGCTGGCGCGACCGGGGGCCCTTTCTTGTGGGTTTCTCCTCGCCCTCACGGGCTCGGTCCTCTGCGCCTGACCGGGCTGGAGCGACGGCTGAGGGAGGCGGTTATTCCTCGTCCTCTTCGACTCCACCGGAGCCGGTGCCGCTCACTTCGCGGAGCGAGAGCGAGATGCGCTTCTCCTCGGGGCGGAAGCGCTTGATGATGGCCTGGATGTCCTGCCCGACCTCGACGATCTCCTCGGGCTTGGCGTTGTGGTCGCTCATTTCGGCGGTGGGCAGCAACGCCTCGACGCCCGGCTCGATCTCCACGAAGGCGCCGAAGGTGGCGAGCTTGGTGACCTTGCCGCCGACCGTCTGGCCCTCGGTGAACCGCTCGGCGAGCGTGTGCCACGGATCCTCCTGGAGCTGCTTGAGCGACAGGGAGATCTTGTGGGCGTCGCGGTCCACCTTGAGGACCTTGAGCGTGAGCTCGTCGCCGATGTTGAGGACGTTTGACGGGTGCTGGATGCGCTGCCAGGAGATCTCGGAAATCGGCAGCAGGCCGTCGATGCCGCCCAGGTCGATGAAGGCGCCGAAATCGGCGATGCGCACGACCTTGCCGGTGACCGTCTGGCCGACCTCGAGATTCTGGAGGATTTCCGCCCGGAGCTTGCCCTTCTCGGCCGCGACCGCCTGGCGGTGCGACAGGATGAGCTTGTTGCGCCGCTGGTCGACCTCGATGATCTTGAGCGGCAACTCGGTGCTGATGAGATCCTCGTGCGAGCCCTTGGTGCGGAGCTGGCTGGCGGGCACGAAGCCGCGCAGCTTGTACGCGTCCACGATTATGCCGCCCTTGACCACGCCGGTGACCTTGGCGTGGATGACGTTTTCTTCCTCGAAGTCCTTGGTCGCCTGCACCCAGCCGCGCGCCTGATCGACCCGCCGCTTGGACAGCGTGAGCTGGCCGTCCTCGTCCTCCTCGCGCAGGACGTATAGCTCGAGCTCCTCGCCCTCCTTGATGAACTCGCGGGGATTGGAGACCGGAATGGCCGAGAGCTCCTTGATGGGGATCACGCCCTCCGACTTGCCTCCCACGTCCACCAGGATCTCGTCGGGCGAAACGCGTACGACGCGGCCCTTGACGATGTCGCCGGGCTGGAGGTCGACGAACGTGGAGTCGTAATCGATGACTTCTTCGAAGTCAGCAGTCGGGTTTTGTTCGAGCGAATTCATGAAACGGTACGGATTCCTTTGATTTTAATTAGATTCGCCCCCATGAAGGGGCGTCCGGAAATCCTACCACTTACCGACGAGTTCGGAAAGTCGGTCGCGGACGCGATCTATCTCGAAGTCGGGCGTGGAGAGGCCGGATGCGAGGCCCACTTCGCTGCCGGCACCGAACCAGGCGGGGTCCAGTTCTTCCGCGGTCTCCACGTGGTAGGTCGTGACGATCGCCCGGCAAGCGTCGGCGATCTGCCGGGTGTTGGCGCTGTGGTACCCCCCGACGACCACCATCGCCTGCACCTTCCGCGCCAGGTCGGTGGCCGCCTCGATGCGCGACTGCGTGACGTCGCAGATGGTGTTGTACACGCGCAGGTCCACCACCTTGAGCGCGAGGGCGCCGATGATCGCCTGGGCGAATTCCGGAGAGAAGGTGCTCTGGATGACGACACCCAGCCGCGGCACCCAGCGCTCGGGCAGCAGGCGGGACACGTCGGCGGGAACCTGGAACACCAGCGTCGGGCCGTAGTCGCCGGCCGTCAGGGCTT encodes the following:
- the rpsA gene encoding 30S ribosomal protein S1, whose product is MNSLEQNPTADFEEVIDYDSTFVDLQPGDIVKGRVVRVSPDEILVDVGGKSEGVIPIKELSAIPVSNPREFIKEGEELELYVLREEDEDGQLTLSKRRVDQARGWVQATKDFEEENVIHAKVTGVVKGGIIVDAYKLRGFVPASQLRTKGSHEDLISTELPLKIIEVDQRRNKLILSHRQAVAAEKGKLRAEILQNLEVGQTVTGKVVRIADFGAFIDLGGIDGLLPISEISWQRIQHPSNVLNIGDELTLKVLKVDRDAHKISLSLKQLQEDPWHTLAERFTEGQTVGGKVTKLATFGAFVEIEPGVEALLPTAEMSDHNAKPEEIVEVGQDIQAIIKRFRPEEKRISLSLREVSGTGSGGVEEDEE
- the ispH gene encoding 4-hydroxy-3-methylbut-2-enyl diphosphate reductase, with product MPIHDLRATGFCHGVARAVRRAEHAGRQAREEGQPAVVYGHLVHNKQQVEALEGQGVAHVESWRGLEPGTLVVRTHGIAPGERSEIEAAGWDVVDATCPLVTRTHTRAEALREAGYPIIGVVGRADHPEVKALTAGDYGPTLVFQVPADVSRLLPERWVPRLGVVIQSTFSPEFAQAIIGALALKVVDLRVYNTICDVTQSRIEAATDLARKVQAMVVVGGYHSANTRQIADACRAIVTTYHVETAEELDPAWFGAGSEVGLASGLSTPDFEIDRVRDRLSELVGKW